A single region of the Vicia villosa cultivar HV-30 ecotype Madison, WI linkage group LG4, Vvil1.0, whole genome shotgun sequence genome encodes:
- the LOC131600183 gene encoding putative defensin-like protein 180, with protein MKNQISTPFYFSFILVLIVAVQWTQVEGECTNIVGPCERCSFVCDAFAAGSKVLGHDCSFNNLCTCTFEEPAKGEPKCDIGLGLCTSDCGNDCCNKKCTSKYPSTGSGSCVNKYGVNYCSCTYKR; from the exons ATGAAGAACCAAATCTCCACACCATtctatttctctttcattttGGTTCTGATTGTTGCAG TACAATGGACACAGGTAGAAGGTGAATGCACAAATATCGTGGGTCCTTGTGAACGTTGTTCTTTTGTGTGTGACGCTTTTGCAGCAGGATCTAAGGTTTTAGGACATGATTGTAGCTTCAACAATTTATGCACTTGTACATTCGAAGAGCCAGCAAAAGGAGAACCTAAGTGTGATATTGGTCTTGGACTTTGCACAAGTGATTGTGGAAATGATTGTTGCAACAAAAAGTGCACTAGCAAATATCCTAGCACAGGCAGTGGAAGCTGTGTCAACAAATACGGTGTCAACTATTGTTCTTGTACCTATAAACGTTGA